TCGTTCTTCGGACTCATCGCATCCACGCCCCAATCCCATCCACAGGTGCATTTCCCGACACGTACGGCTGTGTCGCGTCCAACAGACCGGACGGGTATTCCTCACCGATCCAGGCCCCGTCACGCCCGAACAGGTCCACGACGAGGGTGCGCGGAGCTATGTCCACGCCCACTTCCTTCGTGAGCGCGTCACGCACAACACGGCCGGCGTCGCTCGTGCACAAGTACACGACCCGCATTGTCGGATCGTCCTTCATCCGGTCGTAAAAGTCCTCAAATATCTCGAAGTACCGCGTCCGCCGCTTACCCGTCATCTCCACCTCGACAAGATCCGTGACGCCCGACTTGTACGCGACCCCATCGGCCTCGTGCAACGTCGCCGCACGGGTCAAGTCGCGATTCCAGCTCCAATTCGCGTGAAGGTACCGCGCCGAGATGACGGACACCATCAGCTCATGCCGCGTCGTCTGCCGCAACAGGTCCGGAGCCCGCTTCTTGATCGCCTTGGGCGTCGCCCACAGCATCGTGCCGCGGAACGGGGGAACCCGGCTCCGCTCCACCATCCCGAGCTCCTGCATCCGCCGCACCCACACGAACGCCTGGTTCCTCGACACCGGACCCGACGACTCGTTCAACGCGCCGAGCACCCACCGGATCCCGTCCATCGTCGTCACGCGAACGATCGAGAACCACTCCAACACCTGGGCATCTCGCTCAGTCAGACGAACGCTCATCCGGGCCCACCTCCGTCCTCGACGAGGAGGTGACCACCGCTGTGGAGGGCAAGGCTTCGTGGAGCGCAGCGGAACGAAGCCGCGGCAGCACGATGCCCGCCTCATCGCCCCGGATCGCTTCCGACAGCCTCGAGAGCCCGACCCGGAGCCATGCGCCCGCCGGACCCCGGCTACTCAACGCACCGGCGCTCCTGCTCGTCGGCACCCCACGAGAACGCTCCTGGCCCTCGTCAGCCGCACCACCTCGACAAGCCACGCCTGCCCAACCCCACCACCTACGAAACGCACCATGCCCGCCCAACGCAACCCCCTTACGCTCTTGCTTCTCTCCATCCTCTCACTTCCCGGTTTTGCCCCGTCCCCGCGCTCCACCCTTTACTCCCCAACCTCCCACACACTGAGGAACGAGGTGCGTGGGAGGTTGGGGAGCGGCGAAGCCGGGGTGGAGCGCGGGGACGGGGCAAAACCGGGTACTGCCCCCTTACTTTGAGTAAGGGGGTGGCGTAAGGGGCACGCGTACGGGGCTACTCGGTTCGTCGCTCCGCTCTGCGGAGCGACGAACCGTCGTCAGCCGGGGCTGCACTTTCCTGCACGGCCGCCGGGCGTGCAGATGTCTCGACTCGACCGACGTACTCGTGCACGGTCACGTCGTCGGCGAGCTCGGCGCCATCGGCGCCGGTCCGCCAGATGGCATCGGCCGGCAGCTCGGCAGGGGGAGCGAACGCGATGCGGCCAGCGCCGGCCGCGTCGGTCAGCACGACGTCGCCCGCTGCGCGAGCAGCGTCCGCGTCGAGCGCCCAGCCGCGATCGGTAAGCATCCGCGCGAGGCGGAGGACTCGGCCGTGGAGCTCCTGGACGCCGGTGGGGAACTCCGCCGGGTGTCGGCCCTCGCCGAGCAGCGCGGCCGTGACGAGCTCGTCGATCCCGACCGAGGCCGCGACATCGGATGAGCCTCGCGTCGGCTCGTGGGGGAGTGCGATCGGCATGGCCGGCGCGGGCCGGCGTCGAGACGCGGCCGCGCGGAGCTCGCGTTCCTGCTCCAGGAACGCACGGTGCTCGGGGGAGTCCTCGACGCCGCGGCGAGCGGCCTCCCGAGCCGCCTCCGCCTGGCTCTGCTGGGCGCGCTCGGCGGCGGCGTCCTGCTCACGGTCGTATCGCTCCATGCGTGTCTCCTCGCTCGGATCAATCGCCATCTGAATACCCCAGGCGAGATATCCGATCGGGTCGCGCTGCACAGGCGCATCAAGGAACGGAACCCCCAGGTCCCGGAACTTCGCTTCGATCCGGGACGTGATATCCCGGTCATCAACCAGGAGCACCCGGCGGCCGTCGCGCTGCACCCATCGCGCATAGCGCGACGTGTCGAGGTTCCGGTCGAGCATGTCGCAGACATGCCCCTGGTGAAGGCCCCGCCCAAGCCACGGCATGCGCTGCTGGAGCTGTGCCGCGAGACGAATCGTCGCTAGCGCGCGAGGTGCCCGATCCTTTGGGACTTTGCACGTCGGATTCGTCGATGCCGGCCGCGGAGCGGCCATCCTGCGCGCGGTAGCGCGCTGCGGCGGAGCCTGCGGAGGGCGACTTTTCGACGGCCGACGGCCCTTGGTAACCAACTTAAGAACAGGACTAGATGGGGTGTCTTGGCTAGAGACAGATAGGCCGCCAGTTGAAAGGTCAGAGACGAACCTGCGAGGCACCGTCAACGCCCGCACGGACGCCGCCGCGACCTGGTACCCGCCATGCCAGAGGAACGCCTCCTCCGTCTCGTCGACCGTGAGCTCACGGCCCTCGACGAGGGTCACAGCGAACCCCCGCGCGATGAGCAGCGCCCGCGCGCGCTCCACGACCCGCTTGCTCACGTTCTGACGGATGAGCATGGACGCACGCCGCGCCACCGTCGCGTTGCTCGTCGTGACGCTGCGGCCGGTCTTGAAGTCCGCCGCCCGGCGATCGACGACGGCCACGGCCAGGTACTTCCGAACGCTGACGTCGATCCGCCGGCGGGCGGCGTAGCCCTCGGCTGAGAGCACGTCCGCACGGACGGCGGCCATCCACGCGGCCGGCGACGTCCACGCCGGCACCTTCGCGTACGCACCAGCCGGCACCGGCAGCGCCCACGACATCGGCGCGTCCTCCGGAACGGGCGCGCTCGACGGCTCCAACCCCGGCAGCGTCGGCTCGCTCGAGGCGTTTGCCAACCTGCGGAAATGCGCACGTGTCTTGCGTGTCGGAGGTGTTGCGAGGTCTACGGACGTGGTTATGATGAACCTGCCTTCCAGTGCTTGCCTCTGGACATGGCGAAGCTCCGGCCCTGAGAAGCCGGTTCTTCGGATTGATCCGCCTCAGACCCACGGTCGCCAAACAGTGGAGGTCTCAGGCGCAGTGCTTCGGCCCCTCGCGAAAGCGGGGGGCCATGCTCGTTAAGTGGGCTCGATAGGCAGCTCACCCTCTCGGCTCTTGGGAGGCATCCACGTGGGGATGCCCTGATCGGTGAGCTCGAGGTGGTCGACGACCAACTCGAACATGACGGCTCGCGAGACGCCGGCGCGATCAGCGATCGCGTCGAACTTGTCCTTGGACACGCGCTCGACTTCGTACCCGATGGGGACGGGATCGACGAGGGTGCCACGAGGGCGGC
This genomic stretch from Clavibacter michiganensis harbors:
- a CDS encoding replication protein codes for the protein MSWALPVPAGAYAKVPAWTSPAAWMAAVRADVLSAEGYAARRRIDVSVRKYLAVAVVDRRAADFKTGRSVTTSNATVARRASMLIRQNVSKRVVERARALLIARGFAVTLVEGRELTVDETEEAFLWHGGYQVAAASVRALTVPRRFVSDLSTGGLSVSSQDTPSSPVLKLVTKGRRPSKSRPPQAPPQRATARRMAAPRPASTNPTCKVPKDRAPRALATIRLAAQLQQRMPWLGRGLHQGHVCDMLDRNLDTSRYARWVQRDGRRVLLVDDRDITSRIEAKFRDLGVPFLDAPVQRDPIGYLAWGIQMAIDPSEETRMERYDREQDAAAERAQQSQAEAAREAARRGVEDSPEHRAFLEQERELRAAASRRRPAPAMPIALPHEPTRGSSDVAASVGIDELVTAALLGEGRHPAEFPTGVQELHGRVLRLARMLTDRGWALDADAARAAGDVVLTDAAGAGRIAFAPPAELPADAIWRTGADGAELADDVTVHEYVGRVETSARPAAVQESAAPADDGSSLRRAERRTE